The genome window GAACCCAAGTCTCCTGTTTCCAGACCCCTGTGGCCTCTCCTGAAAATAGTCTGGGGCAGGAAGTGACTCTCCAGAAGGCAGCCTGCCGTGGTGATGACGTGAGGGCTGTGGCGGGGGAACCGGCCACAGTTCTTGGCCAGCCCTCGGGAGCAGCGATCTGGACGCTAGGTGGGGACAAAGGCTCGTATtgccctgggaggcagagaggagcatCCCTTTTGGCCCACCTCTCCCTGCCAAGGTAGGCTTCCCAGTGAACCAGAGATGGGACAGGACAGCTGCCCATGGGCTGTGTGATCTCTGTAGGTTGCCAGGTGAAATATAGGgagaataattttttagtgtaagtacATCCCATGTATACTATTATTCATCTGAAACTCAAATTGAACTATTtgttaaatctggcaaccctgaCCCATGAGTGAGTTGCttcacctctttgagcctcagtttcttcatccttgAAAATGAACCCAAATTCTACACTATAACAATACTATGTAAATTAAGTTGAGATGATACATGTAAAAAGCCTGGCACAGGGGAGGTAAGTTTGGGGAGCTGGCAAATCTTGTTTTCAGAGTCCCCATACCTGGTGCTTTCATTGCCTCCATTCTCCTCTCCCTTTCAGAGTTCCTGTTTTAGACCCCCAATCTGTAGGATGCCAAAGGAACCTCTTCAGAAGGATACCCGATGCAGTGGAAATGACTCTACCAGTTACTGGCCACGTGACCTCGTGTGGTCAcctaccctctctgagccttgattGTCTCATCTGTAAAGGGGCTCATCGGAGTACCACCTTCCTGCACTTGTAGTGCTGAGATGAGAATGTGTTAAGCACTAGCACTGACCTGCATTCGGGCTTACAAAGCAGAGCCCATTAACATCTTGCAAATGTACTAAGATGCACCTTCAATTTTAGAACAGCCCAGAAAGGGCAACGCTTACCCTTCAGAAAGAATGGGTGAAGGTGAAAGTTCAGGCCAGGTGACAGGCAGATGAGGGAGATCATCTCTGCATGGGGATGTTTCCCCGGATATGCTCCTGCCACCCTTGTGTCCACGTGAGCCCCTTGGAGGTATCACTTTCCCTGCTCTCTGGGTACCATGTTCCCTGGCTTAGTGGGGCCtgtcttcctgtttttcttcactctcctccaaaaaaaaaatcacttttgtcttattttgtcttccttttacattttctttcccaaACTTCTCAACTGGTCACTATGCATCAGCCCCCTGAGTGGcaggtgggggaaagaaagaggagacAGGACTTTTACTAAGCACCTACCCCACGCCAGGGACAAGTCACCCAGACCTGGAGCCTTGCCACAGTCTGAAGAGTAGCTGTCACCCCCAGACAGAGGAGTGTCCTCCTGCAAGAGCACACAGCACAAGGGAGCCAGGTGCTGAATTTGGACCCAGGCTGCTGCCATCTCCACAAATTATTTGCTGTTTACAATCCTCTCCATTTTTCATTAAACAGTCCCAGAAAGTGCTCTTTATCTGCTGAAaaagccagagaagaaaaaatgtgcACTGAAAACACACAGCATTCTCTGACAGCTCCCTCCCCAATTTCCAAACCACCCCCCTACCTTGTCAACAAAACCCCAGTCTTGCTGCGTGGGGTGCTACGTGGTGAAGGAGAACACCGGAGGAGCTGGACGGCCCGGGCGGAGGGGAAGGACTGGGCCAGGAAGGCGTGGTGAAGACAATGTCCATTTCAAAAagaagcagagagggagaaaaagagattcaGGCAGAGGACCCTGGaggtttgtttttgtcttttttgttgtagGAGAGGGAGCTGAAGGGAGAAGCCGTGGTGGTgagtgggagaggaggaggcagggtgcAAACtctgtgcccctctccccagggCGCTCCAGCAGCACTGCAGAGGATCGAGCGCGTGCATTCACAGGGCTACGTGGAGAGGACGGCACAGGACTGCTCTTAGCAGCTTTATCCATCGTGACCCAAAGTATCCATCAGTATGATACATGTGCGCAGTGGAACACCAGTCAGCGATAAAACCCGAACTGACACATGCAGCAACGTGCATGAATCTCACAGGCATGGGAagcgaaagaagccagacacaaaagagcccATATTGaatgattctatttacatgaatCCCAAGACCCGGCAGGAAGTAACCCAGGGTGACAGAAGTCAGAACACTGGTCACTCCGGGGGTCGGGGGCCCTATAAAGGGCAGGAGGCAACCTGCTGGGGGTGATGGACATgctctctgttttgatttgggtGGTGGGAAAGAGTGTATCCATGCATGTGAAAAGCCACCTAACAGTGcacttaagatctgtgcattttattgtttataaattacatctcaattttttatgcaaaaaaaaaagaaatacaagaactTCAGAGTCACATTATATAACATTTGACTATCTGCATTTTGCCTAATAAGATTCCAAGAGAGAAAGagctaaaaatattaatttaaataagtTAGGGGATGCCACTGTCACTCTAGACCCTCAAGGACCCTGATTTTGCAGTGAGCATGGACAGGGAGATCTGAATGGACACGTTGTCCCCAGGTCTGCTTCAGATCCTATGAGCCTCTCATGGTCTACACACCTCACCACTGTCTGACTTCGGTCTTTAAAGATTCAGTTCCTTTTTTGGgaagtggggggtggaggggtatCTATTAGCCAATAGGTACCtaactgaagaaagagaaatctgtcCTAATATCAAAGCCAAACTGACCACATAGGActattataaaatgataatatgGTCTCCAACATGGTGCTTTCCGAAGACTTTTTCCAATGGTAATATTGACCATTTACAATTTTTGCCTAATGTGCTGATTTTGGAACCCAACCCTTGGGTGAGTTGTGACTCCACTCTGAAAACTTTGACTAAAAATTATCTGGGgagggggctctcttgtcccctcctggcttgagccaggagctctgtctttcactttctctctaaataaaagcctctgccttgaaaaaaaaaaaaattatctggggGCTGTTCTTTAGATCCCTAAGTATACTCTGACTGCATCACATGGATCATGACTTCAGGAAAGCAGTACAAGGGGTCCCTCTCATGCTTACACCCCCTGCCTCCCCCCTCCAGGAGTCTGATTTGGAGAAGAGGGGTCTTTGCTGTGACATTGACAGGGCTATCACTGACCCATTGACTTTTCATGCTAATGATACGTTCATTTCTATtgaagtcttttatttctttggaagtGTTTATACTCTTGCACAGCCTGATAAGTAAAATCATCCAATACTTGGAAAGAAGGCAAAGAGATATCTGGTGTCCTTTCAAAGTCAAATTAGAACAGCGTCTAACCAGCCCTCCTAACGGTCATCCAACACTCTAGGGGAAGGTCACTGTGCTTGACTTATTATTTACTATTGATTAGGGCCCAGGCTCTGTAAAGATAGTTGGTAGCTGATAGAAAGCTGATAAGTTGCAAGTTATTTTTGTCTGGTAGAGAAATCACGTAAGTGGTTTCTTTCCAATAGAAAAGCTAACCCCAACATTACGATTTTATTGTCCTATGGAACATTAGCCAGTTTTATAGCTAACCTAGCAACCTCATGAATATTCCAGAATTCTTCTTTTTTGATTATTGTTTAGTTTTAACTgaactctctcttctctctctccatatataggtatatataaatattttttctcgtATCCTTCATTGAACTAGCTTTGTCATCCTGCTGGGTCCTTCGTTAATAAGCTACCAGAAACCATTGATGTATGCTCACTACATATATCATCTGTAACAATtgtgtatttaatattttgaaaactgtattttgaaaGCCTTTGACAATATTTGGTTTTTCCTCAGGCCAACTCTGCCACtttctgtgtgaccctgggcaagtccttCTTTCTCTGAAAACTAAGAAgtctttagtttcttcatctgtaaaatagcagTGACCAGGCAGACGCTTCTGGCTCAGACATGTGATCTTTCTAACTCTTTCTTCCAGGAAAGCAGGACCGACATAATGCAATCAAAGAAGATGATGGGACATCCCATCCTGGAAGGGATGTTACAACCTTTTGGACAACCTTTCTGCCTCCCACCACTCCCTCTTCTTGAGAGATGGAGAAAGtgagggctcagagaggttaggtggcttgcccacagtcacacagataTTATTCGTAAGGATAACTTATTTTAATGTGATGTTTGACAGTATAAACTTCCTCATAAGTTCATATAACCCCTAAGCAGCCCAGCAAGGAGTCTGTATCATCCTGTTTTACACATAAtgaaactgaagtccagagaaCGATGCAGCTTACCCGAGTCACACAGTGAGTTATGTACGGGCTGTGAGTTATGTCCAGCTCTCCTCACCTCCTGAATCCTGGAGAGCAAGACAGGGGCTGGCAGGACTTGCTCTGGGCCCCCCATCCTTCTCCACAGTATCCCCATTTGTACCTGTAGGGTATAAATTAGGTGCCACATAAGATTGCAAACAAAAAAGGAGTGCCCCAAACTTGAAAACCATGGCTTTGGACAGCCTTCATCTGCCCACATTCAACAGCCTTCCAttttctgctcctcttcctctcctcctccctccggcaaaattctgaggaaaaacaaaaaacatggtCAGCCCAGGCCTGAACACATTGGTCTCCAGTCTGGGAGAGGTGGAGTCACTCAATTGAAGGAAAAGCATTCTTAGGGTCCTAGGTATCAATAACAAAGTGAGTACCCCATTAGCAAGACAGAGTAAGGCTATCAGATGACCCATCGGAATGTCAAGGGCAGTTCTCTGGCTGGTAGAATTCGTGGGCTTTGACACTGTTTTTTAGATGTCGATAAAAGCTAATTGTTAAGCGTTCACCATATGCCAAgtgttttgtatgtgtgtttctgtcATTAAAACATTATAAGAATCCAGTGAAGTAGAATCTGTTGTTTCCGGTTGgtgaataagaaaactgaggcccagggaggctgaGTAATTTCCCAGCGCAGCCAGCAAGTGGCAGGTCTAGAAAGCTGATTACAGAGCTTCTCGCCACTACCGCACTACCCCTCTTTCTTTGAGCTTTGCTCTATTTTCCAAGCTTTTTGACAGTGGATACGTGTTTCTTTCATAATCATGAAAAAGGCTTACAAGTTACTGATTTTCAAAGAGATTCCTTCTGCCCTGATGTTCTACACCACTCTGGTTCTCACAGCCCCACCCCAAGCCCTCCGCCGCCCCCATCCTCACAGCCTCCCCCTGTGCTGTCCCTGCCCCCACACCAGCGATGGCTGGGGTAGGATGTCCCCATATCCCAGTCTTGCTGAGGTCTGCTCAAAATGTCCCTGGCGGGCCTGTGGCCCCTGGGGCGATGTGGAGGGGCAGGcccagggaagggagaaggggaagtggGAAGGGATGTGAAACTTGGCCACAGCTGGACACTGCCTCTGCTGGGTGTCCACAGGGGTCCTGGGTGGAGAAGGACAGGAGCTGACAGCTGAGGTGACCAGCAGCCTGTAGCAGGTGAGGTCAGCGCCTGAAAGGGAGGTGGTTGGAGTTCAGGAAACCCGGGGAGCTGGTCTAGGAGGCTGGGCGGCCAGTCAAGGCAGGAACAAGGGCACTGTTAGCTGGTTCTGTGTCGAGACAGGGTTGGGTGGGGTACCAATCTGGGACCCAAAATGAATAATGGGGGAACCTTAGCTCCTTGGGCTTAGGGGAGGGCGGGAGATGGTGATACAGACCCATCAGCTCTAACCACGTTCCTGGCCCCCTAAGTTATAAGAAGCTTGGAAAAGGCTGGGGGTATCACAGCCCAGCCCAGCAAATAGAGGGGAGAGTGGGTGCCAGTCAGCTGTCTGTCCTGAGTGGGTGCTCAAAGGAGCCGAGCGTGCAGGGGAGTGAGCAGATGTGAGTGTCAGGTGcttgtgtgtgtatttctgtgcATAGGCAGCTCTGCCATCTGGGTGACAGGGTGTTAATTAAATAAAGAACAGGCACCCAATACCTATTTGTTCAATGGAATTGATCATCTGTAGGAGTAGATGAACATGTGTGTCGAGGTGAGAGAGGCATGGAGTTTATTTGGGTGTTGGTTTGGGTGTCCAGGAGCTTGTACGGACTTCTGGGTTTGCTTCCTGTGTTGTGTGGCTATAGCAGGGAGAggctgtgtctgtgtgttggcTTGTGTAACTAATTGTGTGGGTGTgttcagttgcatgtgtgtatctATGTAAGTTTGTGGTTCTTTGTGTATGCGTGGGGTTCCTTGAGCTGGACAGAGGATATCGAAGGCTCTCAAGGGTGTGTATGTGAATTGGATCAGGGTGGGGGGGGGTGTATATATGACTTTGTGTATAAGTTGGGTGTGCGCGTGTGATGCCCAACCTGCCCTGGCCTTGTCCCTGTCTCCGCAGTGGCATCATGGAGGCCCCCGGGGGCTGGCTGGTGGTCTGTGTGCTGGCCATATCCCTGGCCTCAACGGTGACCCAGGACGTGTGCCGAGCTCCGGACGGAAGGGACGGGGCTGCAGGAGTACCTGGCCGACCTGGGCGGCAGGGCCTCAAGGGGCAGCAAGGGGAGCCGGGTAAGCACCTTCTGGACCCCAGCCCCTCATCccttggcctggcctggcctccagAATGGAGGTTTGGGGGTGGCACCAAGAAGCAGGAATCCCTCTGAGCCACCCCAGGAAGCCCCTTCAATCTGTACTTGGTCCCAAGGACTGCGGGGGCCTAGCCTTCCCCTTGGGCATGTCCCAGGCTGACAGGCTTCTCCGCATCCCCTTCCAGCCTGGGTCCTCTTTCTGTGGCCTTGCCTTCCTCCCCTGGAAGACAGACCACTGCAAACAATGAATCTGAGAGGCTGTGAGGCAGTGCCCAGTCCTGGGTCAATGTTCAGTTACCAGAATGATTAAGGCCCTAAACTTTAGACTGAAGAACCCTTgtcttgctgtgtgacctggagcaagttactgaacctctctgagcctcagtttcctcatctttaaactGGAGAAACAACCCTACCTGGCACATAGAGAGGGACCAGTTAATGACAActagcctttttgcttccttccAGCACCCTCAGCTCTGTCCCTCTTCGCCCATCCCAGACCCCTCAGACATTCATTCTAGAAAAAAGGCTGGTagtgaaggaaaagggaagaggatATGATCAGAGTGGAAAAGGAAAGACTTGTGTAATCCCTCTGAGCCCCACAGTTCATAACAGACTGGAAAGATCCACACAGACACTCGCAATAATTTGCAATCTGGGCATCGTACATGTAGTCACCCCAAACTGAAGAACTCATGTAGAGTGCATGGCCATGGGCAGGAGCACAGTTGAGGAGCCAATATTCTGTTTTTGCAAGAACCTGATGCTTTTCCAAATGCCTGTTCACACTTCtgtctattttatagatgaagaagctgaggctcagaaaagttggGACACTTGCCCTAGGTCACACAGCCATTGAGAATCAATGTCCTGAAGGCCCATGCACTCCCCTGTCCTCTATCACACAGCAGTTGGGTCCCAGCCATCTCCCTGAGGATGGGCAGAGACTATACTCTCACTTCTAATCAGGACTTTCTCCCCACAGGGGTCCCTGGCATCCGGACAGGCATCCAAGGCCTTAAGGGAGATGAGGGGGATCCTGGGCCCCCTGGAAACCCTGGCAACATGGGCTACCCAGGGCCCAGTGGCCCCCTGGGAGAGCCTGGACTCCCAGGACCGAAAGGCACCAAGGGCAACCCAGGAAACATCAAGGACCAGCCACGGCCAGCCTTCTCGGCTGTGAGGCGGAACCCGCCCATAGGC of Manis javanica isolate MJ-LG chromosome 4, MJ_LKY, whole genome shotgun sequence contains these proteins:
- the C1QA gene encoding complement C1q subcomponent subunit A, with protein sequence MEAPGGWLVVCVLAISLASTVTQDVCRAPDGRDGAAGVPGRPGRQGLKGQQGEPGVPGIRTGIQGLKGDEGDPGPPGNPGNMGYPGPSGPLGEPGLPGPKGTKGNPGNIKDQPRPAFSAVRRNPPIGGNVVIFDTVITNQEGPYQNHSGRFICTVPGYYYFTFQVVSKWDICLSIVSSGRGQVRRSLGFCDGNSKGIFQVVSGGTVLHLQHGDQVWIEKDPSKGRIYQGPEADSVFSGFLIFPSI